The following is a genomic window from Clostridium fungisolvens.
CTTTAGTTTGTAGAAAGAGTAGTGGAGTTATTATAATAAAGCTAAAGAGAGATGTACCACTTCAATCTGAAAACTATTTTCAAAACTCCTCTGGGTTCTGAGAGAAGAATTTGAAAATATAAATTTTATTATGAAGTGGTACATCCATAAAAATAATAATATGTAGTAGTTCAACTTAAAAAATATAGGCAAAAAATTATTTTAGGAGGTTGCTATGCTTACTATTGGTTATATAGGAAATGGTAAAAGCACAAACAGATATCATCTTCCATTTGTTCTGCAAAGAGAAAATATAAAGGTGAAAACAATCTATCAAAGAAATCCTAAAAATGAAAAATGGGATAGAATTGATGGAGTTAACTATACTTCTAATTTAGATGAATTGTTAAATGACCAAGAAATACAAATGATTGTTATTTGTACAATGCATAACAGTCACTATGACTATGCAAAAATGGTATTAGAGCATAATAAGCATTGTTTGGTTGAAAAACCGTTTATGGAAACATCAGAAGAGGCAAAAGAAATATTTGCTTTAGCAAAAGAAAAAAACTTGATTGTGCAAGCTTATCAAAACAGAAGGTTTGATAGTGACTTCTTAACTGTACAAAAGGTTATAGAAGAAGGAAAGCTAGGCGAGTTAATAGAGTTGGAAATGCATTTTGATTATTATAGACCAGAGGTGCCTCAAGCAATTAAGGAATTTAAACCTTCATTATCATATTTATATGGTCATGGTTGTCATACTTTGGATCAAGTAATTAGTTATTTTGGTA
Proteins encoded in this region:
- a CDS encoding oxidoreductase yields the protein MLTIGYIGNGKSTNRYHLPFVLQRENIKVKTIYQRNPKNEKWDRIDGVNYTSNLDELLNDQEIQMIVICTMHNSHYDYAKMVLEHNKHCLVEKPFMETSEEAKEIFALAKEKNLIVQAYQNRRFDSDFLTVQKVIEEGKLGELIELEMHFDYYRPEVPQAIKEFKPSLSYLYGHGCHTLDQVISYFGKPDDIHYDVRQLLGSGRMNDYFDLDLYYGSLKVSVKSSYFRVKERPSFVVYGKKGCFVKQTKDRQEEHLKLFYMPENKDFGVDTFDHYGVLTYVDENGDIHEEKVKSVKGDYGRVYDDLYEAIINGKAKTITDEQTLLQMEILETGVKDLR